Proteins encoded together in one Chitinophaga lutea window:
- a CDS encoding RNA polymerase sigma-70 factor — MQERAVDDGKQTTAQIFHEYYAALVGYACKFVDPQTAEDLVQDVFIQAHNKIPANAGSYLFRSVHNKCADHFRRLAVHKKYVEEVLFVQEELAFFNPDTGHTSLLEAPESSVWAAIEQLPPKCREIVRLRYEQGMKTPEISTVLGISSRTVETQLYKAMKQLRNVLKRAHGILLNFF, encoded by the coding sequence ATGCAGGAAAGGGCAGTTGATGACGGCAAACAGACCACGGCGCAGATTTTCCACGAATACTATGCGGCGCTGGTAGGGTATGCCTGCAAGTTTGTAGACCCGCAAACGGCGGAAGACCTGGTGCAGGACGTGTTCATCCAGGCGCACAATAAAATACCCGCCAATGCCGGCAGTTACCTGTTCCGCAGCGTGCACAACAAATGCGCCGACCATTTCAGGCGGCTGGCCGTTCACAAAAAATATGTGGAAGAAGTTCTTTTTGTACAGGAAGAACTGGCTTTCTTTAATCCCGATACAGGGCATACCAGCTTGCTGGAAGCGCCGGAAAGCAGCGTGTGGGCGGCCATTGAGCAATTGCCTCCCAAATGCCGGGAAATAGTGCGGCTTCGCTACGAACAGGGCATGAAGACCCCGGAAATATCCACCGTGCTGGGTATCTCTTCGCGCACCGTCGAAACCCAGCTGTACAAGGCCATGAAGCAGCTCCGTAATGTGCTGAAAAGGGCCCACGGCATTCTTTTAAACTTTTTTTGA
- a CDS encoding FecR family protein, whose amino-acid sequence MQHEENFYQRLVRVIDGQASPEEAAEVEIWMRAEPANKELFFKVKDILDRDRANRAQTDTAGAWEQVSGKITRVKKMQWWKYAAVFALLVLAGGAAIWLGVSRQQGAEVAYQAPAGGKTEMTVLPDGSKVWLQPGSGITYQHRQATVTGSAFFEVAPAETPFTARSGEISVQVLGTSFTLHPHAVIVSTGKIKAVAGEHEMVVSPGEKVTLRGGSWFKQKVNAQLYAAWKDGDYLFNNTSLAELQDVIASSYGLTTEIRNPDFFRGAALSGQMQINDVETLKTILAVTLNAHVSQHDQTLIIQPK is encoded by the coding sequence ATGCAGCACGAAGAAAATTTTTACCAGCGCCTCGTCCGGGTAATCGACGGCCAGGCCAGTCCGGAAGAAGCCGCGGAAGTGGAAATCTGGATGCGGGCCGAGCCGGCTAACAAGGAACTGTTTTTCAAAGTGAAAGACATTCTCGACCGCGACCGCGCCAACCGTGCGCAAACAGATACGGCGGGCGCCTGGGAGCAGGTAAGCGGCAAGATCACCCGGGTAAAAAAAATGCAGTGGTGGAAGTATGCCGCCGTTTTTGCACTCCTGGTACTGGCCGGCGGGGCGGCCATCTGGCTGGGCGTCAGCAGGCAACAGGGCGCCGAAGTAGCCTACCAGGCTCCGGCGGGCGGCAAAACGGAAATGACGGTGTTGCCCGACGGTTCAAAAGTCTGGCTGCAACCCGGTTCCGGCATTACCTACCAGCACAGGCAGGCAACGGTAACCGGCAGCGCATTTTTTGAAGTGGCCCCGGCTGAAACGCCCTTCACCGCCCGCTCCGGTGAAATATCCGTGCAGGTACTGGGCACCTCGTTCACGCTGCATCCGCATGCCGTGATTGTCAGCACCGGCAAAATCAAAGCGGTAGCCGGCGAACATGAAATGGTGGTGAGCCCCGGAGAAAAAGTCACACTACGGGGCGGCAGCTGGTTCAAACAAAAAGTAAATGCACAACTATATGCTGCCTGGAAAGACGGCGATTATCTGTTTAACAATACCAGCCTTGCAGAACTGCAGGACGTGATCGCCAGCAGTTACGGCCTTACAACGGAAATCCGCAACCCGGATTTTTTCCGTGGCGCCGCACTCAGCGGGCAGATGCAGATAAACGACGTTGAAACGCTAAAAACCATCCTGGCGGTTACACTGAATGCGCACGTTTCGCAGCATGACCAAACATTAATTATTCAACCGAAGTAA